A window of Rufibacter sp. LB8 contains these coding sequences:
- a CDS encoding 3-hydroxyacyl-CoA dehydrogenase NAD-binding domain-containing protein, with the protein MTLQDIQTIAVIGAGTMGQGIAQLCAQSGFATLLYDINGTVLEKARVATQQSLAKLVEKGKMTAVEQEAVFSRITFTQDVLQLRAEVVIEAVVERLDVKHSILNEIADQNPPTTILASNTSSLPITRIAAKVQGPERVVGLHFFNPATIMKLVEVISGAATAPEVTQLMKDLAIKLGKTPVIAQDAPGFIVNRVARHFYVESLKLLEEGVASHESIDRLLQASGFKMGPFQLMDLIGVDTNYSVTSAMFEAFHQDPKFRPSRWQQQKVDAGHHGRKTGKGFYDYPEGS; encoded by the coding sequence ATGACCTTACAAGACATACAGACCATTGCCGTGATTGGGGCGGGTACCATGGGCCAAGGCATTGCGCAGTTATGTGCGCAGTCGGGGTTTGCCACGTTGTTGTATGATATCAACGGCACGGTGCTGGAGAAAGCGCGCGTGGCCACGCAGCAGTCGTTAGCCAAGCTGGTGGAGAAAGGGAAAATGACCGCCGTGGAACAGGAAGCCGTTTTTTCCAGAATCACCTTCACGCAAGATGTGCTGCAACTGCGCGCCGAGGTGGTGATTGAAGCCGTGGTGGAACGCCTGGATGTGAAGCACAGCATCTTAAACGAAATAGCCGACCAGAACCCACCCACCACCATTTTGGCGTCTAACACCTCGTCTTTGCCCATCACGCGCATTGCCGCCAAAGTGCAAGGGCCCGAACGCGTAGTAGGGCTGCACTTCTTCAACCCGGCCACCATCATGAAATTGGTGGAAGTGATTTCGGGCGCGGCTACCGCTCCTGAAGTAACGCAGTTGATGAAAGACCTGGCCATCAAACTGGGCAAAACACCCGTGATTGCCCAGGATGCGCCCGGTTTCATAGTGAACCGCGTGGCCCGCCATTTTTATGTAGAAAGCCTGAAACTGCTGGAAGAAGGTGTGGCCAGCCACGAGAGCATTGACCGATTGTTGCAGGCCAGCGGCTTTAAGATGGGACCGTTCCAGTTAATGGACCTGATTGGCGTGGATACCAACTATTCTGTGACCAGTGCCATGTTTGAAGCTTTCCACCAAGACCCCAAGTTTAGGCCCAGCCGTTGGCAGCAGCAGAAAGTAGATGCCGGGCACCATGGCCGCAAGACCGGCAAAGGTTTTTATGACTATCCAGAGGGGTCGTAA